A single window of Chloracidobacterium thermophilum B DNA harbors:
- the groL gene encoding chaperonin GroEL (60 kDa chaperone family; promotes refolding of misfolded polypeptides especially under stressful conditions; forms two stacked rings of heptamers to form a barrel-shaped 14mer; ends can be capped by GroES; misfolded proteins enter the barrel where they are refolded when GroES binds) — protein MAKQVIHGEESRQAILRGVNQLADAVKVTLGPKGRNVVIEKKFGSPTITKDGVTVAKEIELKDALENAGAQMVREVASKTSDVAGDGTTTATVLAQAIFREGARLVAAGHNPMALKRGIDRAVDAAVNCIKGMAKPVQGEAIAQVGTISANGDKQIGEIIAEAMKKVGKDGVITVEESKSLETTLEVVEGMQFDRGYLSPYFVTDAERMEATLENALILIHEKKISAMKDLLPLLEQVARQGKPLLIIAEDVDGEALATLVVNKLRGTLQVCAVKAPGFGDRRKAMLEDIAVLTGGQVISEDLGIKLENVKLEDLGRAKRVTVDKDNTTIVEGAGKPEKIKARVEQIRVQIENTTSDYDREKLQERLAKLVGGVAVIKVGAATETALKEKKARVEDAMHATRAAVEEGIVPGGGVALLRAQKALENIQLGEDEERFGVQIVRRALEEPLRQIAINAGLEGAVVVNRVASESSESFGFNAATGEFEDLVNAGVIDPAKVTRTALQNAASIAGLMLTTEALITELPEEKKAGGAPGNMSGMGDY, from the coding sequence ATGGCAAAGCAAGTCATTCATGGTGAAGAGTCGCGGCAGGCCATTCTGCGGGGCGTCAATCAGCTCGCGGATGCGGTCAAAGTCACGCTTGGCCCCAAGGGCCGCAATGTGGTCATCGAGAAGAAGTTTGGCAGCCCCACCATCACCAAGGACGGGGTGACGGTCGCCAAGGAAATTGAACTCAAGGATGCCCTCGAAAACGCCGGTGCGCAGATGGTGCGCGAAGTGGCGTCCAAGACCTCGGATGTCGCGGGCGACGGGACGACGACGGCCACCGTTCTCGCCCAGGCCATTTTCCGCGAAGGTGCGCGGCTGGTCGCCGCTGGGCACAACCCGATGGCCCTCAAACGGGGTATTGATCGGGCCGTAGATGCCGCCGTGAACTGCATCAAGGGCATGGCCAAACCTGTCCAGGGTGAAGCCATCGCTCAGGTGGGGACGATCTCGGCCAATGGTGACAAGCAGATTGGCGAAATCATTGCCGAGGCCATGAAGAAAGTCGGCAAGGATGGCGTCATCACGGTTGAGGAGTCGAAGTCGCTCGAAACCACGCTCGAAGTTGTCGAGGGGATGCAGTTTGACCGTGGCTATCTGTCGCCGTATTTCGTGACCGACGCCGAGCGGATGGAAGCCACGCTCGAAAATGCGCTCATTCTCATCCACGAGAAGAAGATCAGCGCCATGAAGGACCTGCTGCCGCTGCTCGAACAGGTGGCACGGCAGGGCAAACCGCTGCTCATCATTGCTGAGGACGTGGATGGTGAGGCGCTGGCGACACTGGTGGTCAACAAGCTGCGCGGCACGTTGCAGGTCTGCGCGGTCAAGGCGCCGGGCTTCGGTGATCGGCGCAAGGCGATGCTCGAAGACATTGCCGTGTTGACCGGCGGGCAGGTCATCAGCGAAGACCTCGGTATCAAGCTGGAGAACGTCAAGCTCGAAGACCTCGGTCGCGCCAAGCGGGTGACGGTTGACAAGGACAACACGACCATCGTTGAAGGCGCTGGCAAGCCCGAGAAGATCAAAGCCCGCGTGGAGCAGATTCGCGTCCAGATTGAAAACACCACCTCTGACTACGACCGCGAGAAGCTGCAGGAGCGGTTGGCCAAGCTGGTCGGCGGCGTGGCCGTCATCAAGGTGGGCGCAGCGACGGAAACGGCGCTCAAGGAAAAGAAAGCCCGCGTTGAAGACGCCATGCATGCCACCCGTGCCGCCGTTGAAGAAGGCATCGTGCCGGGCGGTGGTGTGGCGCTGCTGCGCGCCCAGAAAGCCCTTGAAAACATTCAGCTGGGCGAGGATGAAGAACGCTTTGGCGTTCAGATTGTCCGCCGCGCGCTCGAAGAACCACTCCGGCAGATCGCCATCAACGCTGGTCTTGAAGGGGCGGTGGTTGTCAACCGGGTGGCCAGTGAGTCGTCCGAAAGCTTTGGCTTCAATGCCGCGACGGGCGAGTTTGAAGACCTTGTCAACGCTGGTGTCATTGACCCGGCCAAGGTGACGCGCACGGCGCTTCAGAATGCGGCTTCCATTGCCGGCCTGATGCTGACGACGGAAGCCCTCATCACCGAACTGCCCGAAGAAAAGAAGGCGGGTGGTGCGCCGGGCAATATGTCAGGGATGGGTGACTATTGA
- the groES gene encoding co-chaperone GroES: protein MAATIRPLYDRVIVKRIAETEQVRGGIIIPDTAKEKPQEGEVIAVGSGKLRDDGSRTPLDVKVGDRVLFGKYSGSEVKIDGEEFLIMREDEILGIIEGKGQAAAK from the coding sequence ATGGCTGCGACGATTCGTCCGTTGTATGACCGCGTGATCGTCAAACGCATCGCCGAGACGGAGCAGGTCCGTGGAGGCATCATCATCCCCGACACGGCCAAGGAAAAGCCCCAGGAAGGGGAAGTCATCGCCGTAGGCAGTGGGAAGCTGCGGGATGACGGCAGCCGGACGCCGTTGGATGTCAAGGTCGGCGACCGGGTGCTGTTTGGCAAGTATTCCGGCTCGGAAGTCAAGATTGATGGCGAAGAGTTTCTCATCATGCGTGAGGACGAAATTCTGGGCATTATCGAAGGGAAAGGCCAAGCTGCTGCCAAGTGA
- a CDS encoding DUF1361 domain-containing protein: protein MPADRTVGGPAARHGRRWWPLLAALGLALLWCLGLLVVRWRLTNHLRYTFLMWNLFLAAVPLGLAFGLSCVRQRLIGVGLLTGWLLFLPNAPYVFTDFIHLSPYGRAPMWFDVLLLASFALTALWLGLVSLHLVHEWVEQHFSPLAGWGVVLLACPLSGFGVYLGRFGRWNSWDVLHRPVALLADVVAQLSTPADALRIGAVTFGFGGLLVVAYLIWWAQGAWQRRPVPSAPPSQ from the coding sequence ATGCCGGCCGACCGGACTGTGGGTGGCCCGGCGGCCCGGCACGGGCGGCGCTGGTGGCCGCTGCTGGCAGCGCTGGGGCTGGCCCTGCTGTGGTGTCTGGGGTTGCTGGTCGTCCGGTGGCGGCTGACCAACCACCTACGCTACACCTTTCTCATGTGGAATCTCTTTTTGGCCGCCGTGCCGCTTGGCTTGGCCTTTGGGCTGTCCTGTGTCCGGCAGCGGCTGATCGGTGTGGGGCTACTGACCGGATGGCTGCTCTTTCTTCCCAACGCGCCCTACGTCTTCACGGATTTCATCCATCTGTCGCCCTATGGACGCGCGCCAATGTGGTTCGATGTGCTGCTTTTGGCTTCCTTTGCGCTGACGGCGCTGTGGTTGGGGCTGGTTTCACTGCATCTCGTTCACGAGTGGGTTGAGCAGCACTTTTCACCGCTGGCGGGCTGGGGCGTGGTGCTGCTGGCCTGTCCGCTGTCCGGCTTTGGAGTGTATCTGGGGCGGTTTGGACGGTGGAACAGTTGGGATGTGCTGCACCGTCCTGTGGCTCTGCTGGCCGATGTGGTGGCGCAGTTGTCCACGCCCGCAGACGCCCTTCGGATTGGGGCGGTGACGTTCGGCTTCGGCGGGTTGCTGGTGGTGGCCTATCTCATCTGGTGGGCGCAGGGTGCCTGGCAACGGCGGCCGGTACCTTCTGCGCCCCCATCGCAGTAG
- the fabF gene encoding beta-ketoacyl-ACP synthase II gives MPSETMATSPQKRRVVVTGIGLVTPIGNTREENWQALLSGRSGAGPITRFDASGYDVRFAAEVKNFDPRQFFDAREVKRTAPYIQYAVAAADEALADSRLDLTRLDRQRCGVYVSSGIGGFNVIEREHARLLDEGPRHISPYFMIAFLINMAAGHISIRHGLQGPLGATATACAASVHAIGEAFRLIQRGEAEVMVCGGTEGAITPMGVSGFSAAKAMSTRNDDPQRASRPFDAQRDGFLLGEGAGILVLEAYDHAVARGASMYAELVGYGMSGDAHHITAPAPEGEGMYRMMLATLHDAGVAPEQVDYINAHGTSTPYNDKFETLAIKRAFGAHAYRLAVSSTKSMTGHTLGAAGGIEACYSALAVARQVIPPTINYETPDPECDLDYTPNEPRPAALNYVLSNAAGFGGTNGGLLFKRV, from the coding sequence ATGCCTTCTGAAACCATGGCGACTTCCCCCCAGAAACGACGTGTGGTGGTGACTGGCATCGGGCTGGTCACGCCTATCGGCAACACGCGCGAGGAAAACTGGCAGGCACTTCTGTCCGGGCGCTCCGGCGCCGGTCCCATTACGCGCTTTGATGCCAGTGGTTACGACGTTCGCTTTGCCGCGGAGGTCAAGAACTTTGACCCGCGACAGTTCTTTGACGCCCGTGAGGTCAAGCGCACTGCGCCTTACATCCAGTATGCTGTGGCGGCGGCCGATGAGGCGCTGGCCGACAGCCGGCTTGACCTGACACGCCTTGACCGACAGCGGTGTGGCGTCTATGTCAGCAGCGGGATTGGCGGCTTCAATGTCATCGAACGTGAGCATGCCCGCCTGCTCGACGAGGGGCCGCGCCACATTTCGCCGTACTTCATGATTGCCTTTCTCATCAATATGGCCGCCGGACACATTTCCATCCGGCACGGTCTGCAGGGGCCGCTGGGGGCCACGGCCACGGCCTGCGCGGCCAGCGTGCACGCCATCGGTGAGGCGTTCCGCCTGATCCAGCGTGGGGAAGCCGAGGTGATGGTGTGCGGCGGCACGGAAGGAGCCATCACGCCCATGGGCGTGAGCGGCTTTTCGGCGGCGAAGGCAATGTCCACGCGCAATGACGATCCCCAGCGCGCCTCGCGTCCGTTCGATGCCCAGCGGGATGGGTTTCTGCTGGGGGAGGGGGCGGGTATCCTTGTGCTGGAAGCCTATGACCATGCGGTGGCCCGGGGCGCGTCCATGTATGCCGAACTGGTAGGGTACGGCATGAGCGGAGATGCCCACCACATCACGGCTCCGGCCCCGGAAGGCGAAGGCATGTACCGGATGATGCTGGCCACCCTGCACGATGCCGGCGTCGCCCCGGAGCAGGTGGACTACATCAACGCCCACGGGACTTCGACACCCTACAACGACAAATTCGAGACGCTTGCCATCAAACGGGCTTTTGGTGCGCATGCCTACCGGCTGGCCGTCAGCTCGACGAAATCCATGACCGGTCATACGCTGGGAGCGGCCGGCGGCATTGAAGCCTGCTACAGCGCCCTGGCCGTGGCGCGCCAGGTGATTCCACCGACCATCAACTACGAGACCCCCGACCCGGAATGCGACCTCGACTACACGCCCAATGAGCCGCGGCCGGCAGCGCTCAACTATGTGCTGTCCAATGCGGCCGGTTTTGGGGGGACGAACGGGGGCCTGCTGTTCAAGCGGGTGTGA
- a CDS encoding glutaredoxin family protein has protein sequence MLDEMVYIYDDGTHAAEVGQLQAFFQGLDVNFKVLDITQDEAARQTVAAWKDVAEAGFPIVRIGEKIRALFFNANPNTLAPAYAPGVGVPLTGEPVNVYSAGWCPDCRHLESYLTAAGTPYTKTDIEQTDGAPEQIIRWSGGRRVVPTVKVGTAALLFNPPPQTLGRLLGV, from the coding sequence ATGCTCGATGAAATGGTTTACATCTACGACGACGGCACCCACGCAGCGGAAGTGGGTCAGCTTCAGGCTTTTTTTCAGGGTCTCGATGTGAATTTCAAAGTTCTGGACATCACACAGGATGAGGCCGCACGCCAGACCGTGGCCGCCTGGAAGGACGTGGCTGAAGCCGGTTTTCCGATTGTGCGGATTGGTGAAAAAATTCGCGCGCTGTTTTTCAACGCCAACCCCAACACGCTGGCACCGGCCTATGCGCCGGGCGTGGGCGTGCCGTTGACCGGCGAGCCGGTCAACGTGTACAGCGCCGGGTGGTGTCCCGACTGCCGCCACCTGGAGAGCTATCTGACAGCCGCTGGCACGCCCTACACCAAAACCGACATTGAACAAACGGACGGCGCGCCGGAGCAGATCATCCGGTGGAGCGGTGGGCGGCGCGTGGTGCCGACCGTCAAGGTGGGGACGGCGGCGCTGCTGTTCAATCCCCCGCCACAGACGCTGGGGCGTCTGCTTGGCGTCTGA
- a CDS encoding MerR family transcriptional regulator, with product MAYSSEGRRTVHTIETPRGKVSIPDKLYFKIGEVCEIVGVEPHVLRYWEQEFPQLAPQKSAAGQRLYRRKDVEIALRIKTLREDEGFTIAGAKKRLSAERAAAGRLKVVPIERPAETTADTGPAEETPPTPKATLTPSEALATLRQIRTGLEDILTLLRNAPR from the coding sequence ATGGCGTATTCCTCCGAAGGTCGAAGAACCGTGCATACCATCGAGACGCCGCGCGGGAAAGTTTCCATTCCCGACAAGTTGTACTTCAAAATCGGCGAAGTGTGCGAGATCGTCGGCGTCGAACCCCATGTCCTGCGCTACTGGGAACAGGAATTTCCCCAACTTGCTCCCCAGAAGAGCGCCGCCGGACAGCGCCTCTACCGGCGCAAGGATGTCGAAATCGCCCTGCGGATCAAAACCCTCCGTGAAGACGAAGGCTTTACCATTGCCGGAGCCAAAAAACGGCTTTCGGCCGAACGGGCCGCAGCCGGTCGGCTCAAAGTCGTTCCCATTGAACGCCCCGCCGAAACGACGGCGGACACCGGCCCGGCTGAAGAGACCCCGCCCACTCCCAAAGCAACCCTCACGCCCAGTGAGGCGCTGGCCACGCTCCGGCAGATTCGGACGGGACTGGAGGACATCCTCACGCTGCTTCGCAACGCCCCACGTTAG
- a CDS encoding GAF domain-containing SpoIIE family protein phosphatase yields the protein MSLPSTATPNPSVAISEDRIERLLYSLSALADIGEATTAGGSFETTARELLHLILGTLAISKGAILLYDTASEQLRPLVARGIESPPSIPLPANVVERLRLSMKPLDLLAKDQVLTDLVRKAPDAFAALQARLWVPLAVGGRLVGVLSLSDKFGRSDYTSDDLQLLATMAQHASLALYNFQIIGELQEANFRLKRKVLEMQSLYDVGLAIGALHELDPMANEIIQRAVMLLDASAGVLFSLEKEGLRVAASFGMYAEYPPKALLPLDQVRPRAIHEIVIAEQRGCRLNEREQGGARNYAILPLIVSGQVVGALMVCDKQTREGYAPFTEEDEQFLLALATQAAIAIENARLHQEAIEKERIEKELEVAAAIQKRILPDTSPVFDTVETIGVNISCRQVGGDYYDYICFDEPKLGLVIADVSGKGTPAALLVSTLQASFRALVESHDLAETVTRLNKVIYKASPSYNYITFFYGVLDLETRRFRSINAGHNDPLLYRPRTGEWQTFGSGGFCLGMFDWGTYEVQETQLEPGDLLFLYTDGVTESTNEQGEEFGEERVRALLAETAHLPLAEISARLSAAIRDFVGAAPQHDDLTYVLARVK from the coding sequence ATGTCGTTACCCTCCACGGCCACGCCCAACCCGTCGGTTGCCATCAGTGAAGACCGCATCGAACGCCTGCTCTACAGCCTGTCCGCCCTGGCCGATATTGGCGAAGCCACGACAGCCGGGGGGAGCTTCGAGACGACGGCCCGGGAACTGCTCCATCTGATTCTGGGGACCCTGGCAATCTCAAAAGGGGCGATTCTGCTTTACGATACGGCTTCCGAACAACTCCGCCCGCTGGTGGCGCGCGGCATTGAGTCGCCGCCGTCCATCCCCCTTCCGGCAAATGTGGTGGAACGGCTGCGCCTGTCCATGAAGCCGCTCGACCTGCTTGCCAAGGACCAGGTACTAACGGATTTGGTGCGGAAAGCACCGGACGCCTTTGCGGCCCTGCAGGCGCGGCTCTGGGTGCCGTTGGCGGTTGGCGGCCGGCTCGTCGGAGTGCTCAGCCTGAGTGACAAGTTTGGCCGAAGCGATTACACATCGGATGACTTGCAGTTGCTGGCGACGATGGCCCAGCACGCTTCCCTGGCCCTCTATAACTTCCAGATCATTGGCGAGCTTCAGGAAGCCAACTTCCGGCTCAAGCGCAAAGTGCTGGAAATGCAGTCCCTCTATGACGTGGGGCTGGCCATTGGGGCGCTCCATGAGCTGGACCCGATGGCCAATGAAATCATCCAGCGGGCAGTGATGCTGCTCGATGCCAGCGCGGGCGTGCTGTTTTCCCTGGAGAAGGAAGGGTTGCGCGTGGCCGCCTCGTTTGGGATGTACGCCGAATATCCCCCCAAGGCGCTGCTACCACTTGACCAGGTGCGGCCGCGGGCCATTCACGAAATTGTCATTGCCGAACAGCGCGGCTGCCGACTCAACGAGCGGGAACAGGGCGGCGCGCGAAACTATGCCATCCTGCCGCTCATCGTCAGCGGACAGGTGGTGGGGGCGCTCATGGTCTGTGACAAACAGACCCGCGAAGGTTATGCCCCCTTTACCGAGGAAGATGAACAGTTTTTGCTGGCGCTTGCCACGCAGGCGGCCATTGCCATCGAAAATGCGCGGCTGCACCAGGAAGCCATTGAAAAAGAGCGCATCGAGAAGGAACTGGAAGTCGCTGCGGCCATTCAGAAGCGTATCCTGCCGGATACCTCGCCGGTGTTCGATACGGTCGAAACCATCGGCGTAAACATTTCCTGCCGCCAGGTCGGCGGGGACTACTACGACTACATCTGCTTTGATGAACCCAAACTGGGTCTTGTCATTGCTGACGTATCGGGCAAGGGAACGCCGGCCGCCCTGCTTGTCTCCACGTTGCAGGCCAGTTTCCGGGCGCTGGTGGAAAGCCACGACCTGGCGGAAACGGTGACGCGCCTGAACAAGGTCATTTACAAGGCGTCGCCCTCGTACAACTACATCACCTTCTTTTACGGTGTCTTGGACCTCGAAACCCGGCGTTTCCGCTCGATCAATGCCGGACACAACGATCCGCTCCTGTACCGCCCGCGAACGGGTGAGTGGCAGACGTTTGGAAGCGGTGGCTTCTGCCTGGGGATGTTTGACTGGGGAACCTACGAAGTGCAGGAAACCCAGCTTGAGCCGGGAGACTTGTTGTTTCTCTACACGGATGGTGTGACCGAATCCACGAATGAGCAGGGCGAGGAATTTGGCGAGGAGCGGGTTCGGGCGTTGCTTGCCGAAACCGCACACCTGCCCCTTGCCGAGATTTCGGCCCGGCTGTCGGCCGCCATTCGGGATTTCGTGGGGGCCGCCCCCCAGCACGATGACCTGACCTACGTCCTGGCGCGGGTGAAGTAA
- a CDS encoding STAS domain-containing protein, producing MSEVFKVTSRQAGKFIVITVEGYINNLAGERILDEFNRWTAEGYRHFVLNLEKTQLVNSIGISILIEMIEKAQELQGSIAFCCLLPIIAKTFKIMGLTQYAQVYETEAEALAG from the coding sequence ATGAGCGAAGTTTTCAAAGTTACGAGTCGCCAGGCTGGAAAATTCATCGTCATTACCGTCGAAGGCTACATCAACAACCTTGCCGGTGAGCGCATTCTGGATGAATTCAACCGCTGGACGGCCGAAGGCTACCGCCACTTCGTGCTCAATCTTGAAAAGACCCAGCTTGTCAACAGCATCGGGATTTCGATCCTGATTGAAATGATCGAGAAAGCCCAGGAACTTCAGGGTTCCATCGCCTTTTGCTGCCTGTTGCCCATCATTGCCAAGACATTCAAAATCATGGGCCTGACCCAGTACGCCCAAGTCTATGAAACCGAAGCCGAAGCCCTGGCCGGTTAG
- a CDS encoding ATP-binding protein: MSANVPKRIELEIPIAHDNELEAARVAEQLATEIHLGPDCLAEIKMALVEGILNAFEHSGSTIPKVRVEFAVHDEELEVVVQDFGQGFDPSERPSLRPLQRRGYGRMLMESLMDDVKYFTSPQGTRLVMKKRLPKCA; the protein is encoded by the coding sequence ATGAGTGCCAACGTCCCAAAGCGCATTGAGCTTGAAATTCCTATTGCTCACGACAATGAACTGGAGGCCGCCCGGGTGGCAGAGCAGTTGGCAACAGAGATACACCTTGGGCCCGACTGTCTGGCTGAAATCAAGATGGCGCTGGTCGAGGGCATTCTCAATGCGTTCGAGCACAGTGGCAGCACCATCCCCAAAGTGCGGGTCGAGTTTGCCGTCCATGACGAAGAACTTGAAGTGGTGGTGCAGGATTTCGGACAGGGCTTTGACCCTTCGGAGCGGCCCAGCCTGCGCCCACTACAACGGCGTGGCTACGGACGCATGCTGATGGAAAGTCTGATGGATGACGTGAAGTATTTCACGAGTCCCCAGGGAACACGGCTGGTGATGAAAAAACGCCTGCCAAAGTGCGCCTGA
- a CDS encoding SPOR domain-containing protein: protein MPASRPASRPPESSPDWLPATPRRRVSALVGGYVVWVVSCAVFFALGVNVGKLFPFAPAMRRPLPVADTPPERPPERAIDLSDARYAVQVAAVATADEANRLVAELNRKGFTSAFVTRPTAETGNELYLVKVGLYNLTTANQVSEELRRDFGFRAARVVPN, encoded by the coding sequence ATGCCTGCTTCCCGGCCTGCCTCGCGACCGCCGGAATCATCCCCGGACTGGCTTCCGGCAACGCCCCGCCGGCGGGTGAGCGCGCTGGTGGGTGGCTATGTGGTTTGGGTGGTGTCGTGTGCCGTCTTTTTTGCGCTGGGCGTCAATGTCGGCAAGCTGTTTCCTTTTGCGCCAGCGATGCGGCGTCCGCTGCCCGTTGCTGACACTCCGCCGGAGCGTCCGCCGGAACGTGCCATTGACTTGTCCGATGCGCGCTATGCCGTGCAGGTGGCCGCCGTGGCCACGGCCGATGAGGCCAACCGGTTGGTGGCCGAGCTGAATCGCAAGGGATTTACGAGCGCTTTTGTGACACGCCCGACCGCCGAGACCGGAAATGAGTTGTACCTGGTCAAAGTCGGCCTGTACAACTTGACAACAGCCAACCAGGTCAGTGAGGAGCTGCGGCGCGACTTCGGATTTCGCGCAGCGCGGGTTGTGCCAAACTGA
- a CDS encoding Uma2 family endonuclease, producing the protein MSLAYILQDLDDPDFEDIHGDDETGGFAADKALRLLVSSLYTSWRPGDGVPFLAAARVALTSGEPTVAASVVPDVLLARGVTLAAEWWKPVHRIYQVSRLGKAPDLVLDLLAHNSGKAEASDRRHQMYEQLGVTYRVIYDPCGLLADQPVTVFERQHGRLTARQDMQLPHLGLGLTLWRGTFEGRTDTWLRWTDAHGNRLLTGDELAAYWHRRATELEAGQQSTSAMDSSTVT; encoded by the coding sequence ATGTCTCTCGCCTACATCCTGCAAGACCTCGACGATCCCGACTTCGAGGATATCCACGGCGACGATGAAACTGGCGGTTTTGCCGCCGACAAAGCCCTACGCCTGCTTGTCTCTTCGCTCTACACGAGCTGGCGTCCCGGTGATGGTGTCCCATTTCTGGCGGCCGCGCGGGTGGCGCTGACCTCCGGTGAACCAACCGTGGCGGCCTCGGTTGTCCCGGATGTCCTGCTGGCACGGGGCGTCACGCTGGCAGCCGAGTGGTGGAAACCTGTCCATCGCATCTACCAGGTTTCGCGCCTCGGTAAGGCGCCTGATCTGGTTCTCGACCTTCTGGCGCACAACTCCGGTAAGGCTGAGGCGTCCGACCGGCGGCATCAGATGTATGAACAACTTGGCGTCACCTACCGCGTGATCTATGACCCCTGTGGACTGCTGGCAGACCAGCCGGTAACGGTTTTCGAGCGGCAGCATGGACGCCTGACTGCCCGCCAGGACATGCAACTGCCACACCTGGGGCTGGGGCTGACCCTCTGGCGCGGGACGTTTGAAGGGCGAACCGACACCTGGCTGCGCTGGACCGATGCCCACGGCAACCGGCTTCTGACCGGCGACGAACTGGCCGCTTACTGGCACCGCCGGGCCACCGAACTGGAAGCCGGGCAGCAGTCCACTTCTGCTATGGATAGCTCCACTGTAACCTGA
- a CDS encoding aspartate kinase encodes MQIHKFGGTSVGNAERIQQLVAIVEAERKRKTRLVVVVSAMSGITNLLLEATRKAAQGDVVAVTAAGATLRARHLEALEQLVSDGAAHYAVAAELEAFFDRFARIGEGIALVGELPPRAQDFIAGLGERLSARLVAAALNSRGLASVACDADRLIITDDTFGAAVPDLAATALATRERLLPLLDAGQIPVVTGFIGATPDGVPTTLGRGGSDYSAGILGAALEAEAVVIWTDADGFMTADPRLVVDAQVLPHISYAEAGELAYYGAKVLHPKTLLPLIPKGIPLYIKNSFRPEGAGTKVSATTGDWHADVKSVTSITGLALLTVAGRGMLGVPGIAARTFAAVAAAGVNVLLISQSSSENNLCFMVEDREAERTRSALVKALSLEFHHGCVERVEVLTPVAIVSVVGAGMRGRPGIAARIFSAVAAAQVNVIAIAQGSSEINISFVVNESEAAAAVSAIHERFELGART; translated from the coding sequence GTGCAGATTCATAAGTTCGGGGGCACGTCGGTAGGCAACGCCGAGCGCATTCAGCAGCTCGTTGCCATTGTGGAAGCTGAACGGAAACGGAAGACGCGGCTGGTGGTGGTGGTGTCGGCCATGAGCGGCATCACGAACCTGCTGCTCGAAGCCACCCGGAAGGCCGCGCAGGGAGACGTGGTGGCCGTTACTGCCGCCGGTGCGACCTTGCGGGCGCGGCACCTGGAAGCGCTCGAACAGTTGGTGTCCGACGGTGCGGCCCACTATGCCGTGGCTGCTGAACTCGAAGCCTTCTTTGACCGCTTTGCGCGCATCGGGGAAGGGATTGCGCTTGTGGGTGAACTGCCGCCACGGGCGCAGGATTTCATTGCCGGTCTCGGTGAACGGCTTTCGGCACGGCTCGTCGCCGCCGCGCTGAACAGCCGTGGTCTGGCGTCCGTTGCGTGCGACGCCGACCGGCTGATCATCACCGATGATACCTTTGGTGCAGCGGTGCCCGACCTAGCGGCGACGGCGCTGGCGACCCGCGAACGGCTCCTGCCGCTGCTGGACGCCGGGCAGATTCCAGTGGTAACAGGCTTCATTGGTGCTACACCCGATGGCGTCCCAACGACGCTGGGGCGCGGCGGCTCGGATTACTCAGCCGGTATTCTCGGCGCGGCACTCGAAGCCGAAGCCGTGGTCATCTGGACGGATGCCGACGGCTTCATGACGGCCGACCCGCGCCTGGTGGTCGATGCCCAGGTGTTGCCCCACATCAGCTATGCCGAAGCCGGGGAACTGGCCTACTACGGGGCCAAGGTCCTGCATCCCAAGACGTTGCTTCCTCTCATCCCGAAGGGGATTCCGCTCTACATCAAAAACAGCTTTCGCCCGGAAGGCGCCGGGACGAAAGTCTCCGCCACCACTGGGGACTGGCATGCCGATGTCAAGTCGGTGACTTCCATCACCGGGCTGGCGCTGCTGACCGTCGCCGGACGGGGCATGCTCGGCGTGCCGGGGATTGCCGCCAGAACCTTTGCCGCCGTTGCGGCCGCCGGGGTCAACGTGCTGCTGATTTCCCAGTCGTCATCCGAAAACAATCTCTGCTTCATGGTTGAAGACCGGGAGGCGGAGCGTACCCGGTCGGCGCTGGTCAAGGCGCTCAGCCTGGAGTTTCACCACGGCTGTGTTGAGCGGGTGGAAGTGCTCACGCCGGTGGCGATTGTTTCCGTAGTCGGAGCCGGGATGCGGGGGCGTCCGGGAATTGCCGCGCGGATTTTTTCCGCTGTGGCCGCAGCGCAGGTCAATGTCATCGCCATCGCACAAGGCTCCTCAGAAATCAACATTTCGTTCGTTGTGAACGAATCTGAAGCCGCAGCCGCGGTCAGCGCCATCCACGAACGGTTTGAGCTGGGTGCCAGGACGTAG